The following proteins are co-located in the Pyrobaculum calidifontis JCM 11548 genome:
- a CDS encoding hydrogenase/urease maturation nickel metallochaperone HypA, producing the protein MHEYSLAFSIVQSVDKWAREVGVYVKRVVVSVPSVAMLDLGILQEAYDMLKRESRLENSKLEVKVKSPTFKCRRCGYTFTDRETPLEEVRRKYGEEYPLHLIPELTPTFIKCPRCGSNDIEADLSIKVEEVETA; encoded by the coding sequence ATGCACGAATACTCTCTCGCCTTTTCCATAGTCCAGTCTGTAGACAAATGGGCTAGGGAGGTGGGTGTATATGTCAAGAGGGTTGTTGTGTCTGTGCCCTCTGTGGCAATGCTCGACTTAGGTATCCTCCAAGAGGCATACGACATGTTGAAGAGGGAGTCTAGGCTTGAGAACTCAAAGCTTGAGGTTAAAGTCAAGAGCCCCACTTTTAAATGCCGTAGGTGCGGCTATACTTTCACAGATCGTGAAACGCCGCTTGAGGAAGTAAGGAGGAAGTACGGCGAGGAGTACCCGTTGCATTTGATACCTGAGCTGACACCGACCTTCATTAAGTGCCCTAGATGTGGGTCTAACGACATTGAGGCAGACCTCTCAATAAAGGTAGAGGAGGTGGAGACGGCATGA
- a CDS encoding ATP-binding cassette domain-containing protein yields MAVVLRDVWVKLGGREVIRGATAEFNGQNQLVGPNGSGKTVLLYTIAGLVKPFRGEVKVSGTASIMFQDPDLHFFAGTVLENALVWSGGRSTEAEVAKLANDIGIGDVLHRSPFELNWGHRKLAAFLCALAKKPDVLLLDEPLEGLSPRFHIRVLTVAAEHSKTVIIATHMVVGRWKLYFVEDGRLYVGEEAKAKAVEHGYLQ; encoded by the coding sequence ATGGCTGTTGTTTTGAGAGATGTATGGGTTAAGCTTGGAGGTAGAGAGGTTATAAGAGGCGCAACTGCCGAGTTTAATGGACAGAACCAACTCGTGGGGCCAAACGGCTCTGGCAAAACTGTTTTGTTATACACAATCGCCGGTTTAGTAAAGCCTTTTAGGGGCGAGGTTAAAGTATCGGGCACTGCGTCTATAATGTTTCAAGATCCAGACCTCCACTTTTTCGCAGGCACTGTGCTAGAAAACGCGCTTGTGTGGAGTGGGGGGAGGTCCACTGAGGCTGAGGTGGCCAAGTTGGCAAACGACATAGGAATTGGCGACGTCTTACACAGATCGCCCTTTGAGCTAAACTGGGGGCATAGGAAGCTTGCGGCGTTTCTCTGCGCCCTTGCAAAAAAGCCAGACGTCTTATTGCTTGATGAGCCTCTGGAGGGGCTCTCGCCGAGGTTTCACATACGTGTTTTAACCGTAGCGGCCGAACACTCAAAAACTGTGATTATCGCAACACATATGGTCGTCGGCAGGTGGAAGCTCTACTTCGTAGAAGATGGACGACTATACGTCGGCGAAGAGGCCAAGGCCAAGGCGGTGGAACACGGCTATTTGCAATGA
- a CDS encoding PDGLE domain-containing protein produces the protein MIGKRYLIIITILLLISPIFGVWLSDLVGYAEPLDHVAETLQLNESEFNWTPFKDYTVPGLPDEVGYIVAGVIGFTIFLLLTYTFAHVGGRKSS, from the coding sequence ATGATAGGCAAGAGGTATCTAATAATTATTACAATCCTCTTGTTAATCTCACCGATTTTTGGTGTGTGGCTTTCCGACCTCGTGGGCTACGCAGAGCCTCTAGACCACGTCGCAGAGACGTTGCAATTGAACGAGAGCGAGTTTAACTGGACGCCGTTTAAAGACTACACAGTGCCTGGGCTACCCGATGAGGTTGGCTATATTGTGGCAGGCGTCATTGGGTTTACGATCTTCCTACTCCTGACATATACATTTGCACATGTCGGCGGTCGAAAGAGCTCTTGA
- a CDS encoding AMP-binding protein — MKYKAVSTAEYLAFWKTTTGDLSSLVRFWESWAEKLKWHEKWRSPFDGRRWFAGGKLNASVNVLDKHRGTFVWEKAGLIFETEEGDVHVYTYSQLHMLTEKVAAKLRALRVGPGDYVLIYAPPLPETLAVAWAAARVGAPFEWVFTGWGFWFLSLRIRAVRPKVIITTDAFPRRGRPVAVKANVDKAVEASGIETKVALIPRMGIDVEKKPWDVHFFDVSDTGEGGPVFVEADHPLFALPATEAEGSEGTVVHETGGYLTQTYATTLWIGLRPRDTYFCTVLPGWITGITYVLFGPFMVGSTVVVYEGGPDYPHWDRWWSILERYAVTVFLTTPGALRLLSRSSKVEEYNLDMLRLVLTTAEPMEEELWWWTYKNATGQSFVYDYDPKSGGGRVPVIHFYITREVGTFLAGNLPNLAFAPIKPGTSGLPFPGFAIDSLDNGASVRNKPGRLVLKMPWPGMPLESHRWVGGVFYLGDIGIIDDDMYIRVLGRDDEVLKVNGYRISPGDIRKALEAVGIKAEVYGRSDPLKFQVPVVKAGSPPEEVKKVVRSYVGPIADPEVVQ; from the coding sequence ATGAAGTATAAGGCCGTCTCGACGGCGGAGTACTTGGCCTTTTGGAAGACTACCACTGGGGATTTGTCCTCGCTAGTCCGCTTCTGGGAAAGCTGGGCCGAGAAGCTTAAGTGGCACGAAAAGTGGAGAAGCCCATTTGACGGACGGAGGTGGTTCGCCGGGGGGAAGCTCAATGCCTCTGTAAACGTCTTGGACAAGCACAGGGGCACCTTTGTGTGGGAGAAGGCCGGCCTAATTTTTGAGACAGAGGAGGGGGACGTCCATGTCTACACTTACTCACAGCTCCACATGCTCACTGAGAAAGTCGCAGCGAAGTTGAGGGCGCTGAGGGTGGGGCCAGGGGACTATGTGTTAATTTACGCGCCGCCGCTTCCAGAGACCTTGGCCGTCGCCTGGGCCGCCGCCAGGGTGGGCGCCCCCTTCGAGTGGGTGTTCACTGGGTGGGGCTTCTGGTTCCTCTCGCTTCGGATAAGAGCAGTGAGGCCCAAGGTGATTATTACGACGGACGCCTTTCCCAGGAGGGGGAGGCCGGTGGCCGTCAAGGCGAATGTGGACAAGGCGGTTGAGGCCTCGGGCATAGAGACTAAAGTGGCGCTGATACCGAGGATGGGCATTGACGTGGAGAAGAAGCCGTGGGACGTACACTTTTTCGACGTGTCTGACACAGGGGAGGGCGGCCCTGTTTTCGTAGAGGCCGACCATCCGCTTTTCGCGTTGCCTGCCACAGAGGCAGAGGGGTCGGAGGGCACCGTGGTGCACGAGACTGGGGGGTATCTCACGCAGACCTACGCCACGACTCTGTGGATTGGCCTTAGGCCACGGGACACGTACTTCTGCACAGTGTTGCCGGGGTGGATAACGGGGATTACCTACGTCCTCTTTGGCCCATTCATGGTGGGATCCACCGTGGTCGTATACGAGGGAGGCCCCGACTACCCGCACTGGGATAGGTGGTGGTCTATCCTTGAACGTTACGCTGTCACGGTGTTTCTAACTACGCCTGGCGCGTTGCGTCTGCTCTCTAGGTCGAGTAAGGTGGAGGAGTACAACTTGGACATGCTACGCTTGGTCTTGACAACTGCCGAGCCCATGGAGGAAGAGCTCTGGTGGTGGACGTATAAAAATGCCACAGGCCAGTCCTTTGTCTACGACTATGACCCCAAGAGCGGGGGCGGGAGAGTGCCCGTGATCCACTTCTACATCACCAGAGAGGTGGGGACCTTCCTCGCAGGGAATTTGCCCAACTTGGCCTTTGCTCCAATAAAGCCGGGCACAAGCGGACTCCCCTTCCCAGGCTTTGCGATAGACTCCTTGGACAACGGCGCATCTGTGAGAAATAAGCCGGGGCGCCTTGTGCTCAAGATGCCTTGGCCAGGGATGCCGCTTGAGTCACATAGGTGGGTCGGCGGAGTCTTCTACTTGGGCGACATCGGCATAATAGACGACGACATGTACATACGCGTTTTGGGCAGAGACGACGAAGTCTTGAAGGTGAATGGGTACAGGATTTCGCCAGGCGACATAAGGAAGGCACTTGAGGCCGTTGGCATAAAGGCAGAGGTGTACGGGAGATCAGACCCCCTGAAGTTTCAAGTGCCTGTGGTAAAGGCTGGTAGCCCCCCTGAGGAAGTGAAGAAAGTCGTGAGGAGCTACGTGGGCCCTATCGCAGACCCCGAGGTTGTTCAATAG
- a CDS encoding CopG family ribbon-helix-helix protein: protein MKRISITIDEDLYNQLNRAMVKLGESNRSRFLANLVREALKELGQGVSNFALVIVVYDHRVGEVDKTLTEIQHEYRDIIRVTTHIHLDERHCAEVLHVLGDASRVEELVRSISLLRRGLKYVRVVPVAY, encoded by the coding sequence GTGAAAAGGATCTCTATAACAATCGACGAAGATCTCTATAACCAGCTCAATAGAGCAATGGTGAAGTTAGGCGAGAGCAATAGGTCTAGGTTTTTGGCGAACTTGGTGAGAGAGGCCTTGAAAGAGTTGGGACAAGGCGTTAGTAACTTCGCCTTAGTGATAGTGGTATATGACCACAGAGTGGGAGAGGTGGATAAGACGCTTACGGAAATACAGCACGAGTATAGAGACATAATCAGGGTGACAACCCATATACACTTGGACGAGAGGCACTGCGCAGAGGTTCTACACGTGCTCGGCGACGCGAGTAGGGTGGAGGAGCTCGTCAGATCTATAAGTCTCTTAAGAAGGGGGCTGAAGTACGTAAGAGTAGTGCCAGTTGCCTATTGA
- the hypD gene encoding hydrogenase formation protein HypD, producing the protein MATYCVGCVDPTSPPKDCWSCTTIQNRIKVAEFLFRKNIKMTAQLKDLIAKYAEYLKNKYGRDYVFKIMDFCGTHEWTIVHFGLRSLVPKNVELVPGPGCPVCVVPSYYIEEAIKLALDGVVIYTYGDAYRLPAIRPVKGVKSLAEAKAQGADVKVVSHILQAISLATHNKKPGMFLGIGFETVAPGYAVAILDGKIPENLKIMSLVKLTPPAAYLAIDTIREKPTDFPIMGVIAPGHVSTIIGAKAWTPIAENFGIPVVVAGFEPNDVLFAIAEVLRQLKNGESKVVIEYTRAVTWDGDLKAQAAIRKTFKTVDTAWRGIGFIPKSGLALREEYANIDAMLHFGIPELKPEAWRKDLPLNCRCAEVNLGKAKPTDCPLFMKACTPDRPIGPCMVSMEGACAVWARFGGGGLADDVARELGII; encoded by the coding sequence ATGGCCACCTATTGCGTAGGCTGTGTAGACCCCACCTCTCCGCCAAAGGACTGTTGGAGTTGCACCACTATTCAGAACAGGATAAAGGTGGCCGAGTTCCTCTTCCGGAAAAATATCAAAATGACAGCGCAACTGAAGGATTTAATCGCCAAGTATGCTGAGTACTTAAAGAACAAATATGGAAGAGATTACGTCTTCAAGATCATGGACTTCTGTGGGACACACGAGTGGACAATTGTGCATTTTGGGCTTAGGAGTCTTGTTCCCAAAAACGTCGAGCTAGTGCCTGGTCCTGGCTGCCCCGTCTGCGTCGTCCCCTCTTACTACATAGAGGAGGCAATAAAGCTAGCGCTAGACGGCGTAGTTATATACACATACGGCGATGCGTATAGACTGCCCGCCATAAGGCCTGTCAAGGGGGTGAAGTCGCTTGCAGAGGCTAAGGCGCAGGGCGCCGACGTCAAAGTGGTGTCCCACATACTCCAAGCAATTTCGCTGGCAACTCACAACAAGAAACCCGGCATGTTTCTGGGAATAGGCTTTGAGACCGTGGCGCCGGGCTATGCCGTGGCGATCTTAGACGGGAAAATCCCAGAGAACTTGAAGATTATGAGCTTGGTGAAGTTGACGCCGCCCGCTGCTTACTTGGCCATAGACACGATAAGGGAAAAGCCGACGGACTTCCCCATCATGGGCGTCATAGCGCCTGGCCACGTGTCAACGATAATAGGGGCAAAGGCATGGACCCCCATCGCTGAGAATTTTGGAATCCCTGTGGTAGTCGCAGGGTTTGAGCCCAACGATGTGTTGTTTGCAATAGCCGAGGTCTTAAGACAGTTGAAGAATGGGGAGAGCAAAGTCGTAATAGAGTACACGAGGGCGGTTACTTGGGACGGTGACCTAAAGGCCCAGGCGGCCATTAGGAAGACGTTTAAGACCGTGGACACGGCGTGGAGAGGCATAGGGTTTATACCAAAGTCAGGCCTAGCGCTAAGAGAGGAGTATGCCAACATAGACGCAATGCTCCACTTCGGAATACCCGAGCTTAAGCCAGAGGCGTGGAGAAAGGACCTGCCCCTAAACTGCAGATGTGCAGAGGTCAACTTGGGCAAGGCCAAGCCTACAGACTGCCCGCTCTTCATGAAGGCGTGTACCCCCGACAGGCCCATAGGGCCCTGCATGGTGTCTATGGAGGGCGCATGCGCCGTGTGGGCGAGGTTCGGAGGCGGAGGACTCGCAGATGATGTGGCAAGAGAGCTCGGCATTATATGA
- the hypE gene encoding hydrogenase expression/formation protein HypE, whose protein sequence is MERIVLAHGAGGVETSEILQRLIFSKVPPGLKKVEGGVGIDFPDDAAAIPVGDGYIVVTTDSYTVSPPYFSGGNIGTLAASGTINDVVMMGARPIAALDAIIVEEGFPVKTLEDIVESMISIFTKEGVALIGGDFKTMPKGQIDGVVITTVGIGISKGPVIVDKPREGDKIVVTDFVGDHGGVILANRLGLEANIISDVKPLTNLLPVLEKYRPYIHAARDPTRGGLAMVLNDWAKATDTVIVIDQGRVKVRDSTRAIADMAGIDPLYLASEGVAVLAVDTTVAEEVVEELKKAGFPEAYIAGEVRKSEKYRGIVLARTEVGGYRILETPRGELVPRIC, encoded by the coding sequence ATGGAGAGGATAGTCCTAGCCCACGGAGCAGGCGGAGTAGAGACAAGCGAAATTCTACAGAGGCTGATATTCTCCAAGGTGCCCCCCGGGCTTAAGAAAGTGGAGGGGGGCGTGGGGATCGATTTCCCCGACGACGCCGCCGCGATACCCGTCGGCGACGGCTACATAGTGGTAACCACGGACTCCTACACTGTGAGCCCGCCCTACTTCTCCGGGGGCAACATAGGCACGTTGGCTGCCAGCGGGACTATAAACGACGTAGTTATGATGGGGGCGCGGCCAATAGCGGCGCTTGACGCCATAATAGTCGAGGAGGGCTTCCCCGTCAAAACCTTAGAAGACATTGTGGAGTCTATGATTTCAATTTTCACGAAGGAAGGCGTGGCCCTCATAGGAGGCGATTTTAAGACTATGCCAAAGGGGCAGATAGATGGCGTTGTGATAACCACCGTGGGCATAGGGATCTCAAAAGGCCCTGTGATAGTGGACAAGCCCAGAGAGGGGGATAAGATAGTGGTGACAGACTTCGTCGGCGACCATGGCGGAGTCATCCTGGCAAATAGGCTGGGACTAGAGGCGAATATCATAAGTGACGTAAAGCCGTTGACGAACCTCCTTCCCGTTTTAGAGAAATATAGGCCGTATATACACGCGGCAAGGGATCCGACAAGGGGCGGCCTTGCCATGGTGTTAAATGACTGGGCAAAAGCCACAGACACCGTCATCGTGATAGACCAGGGCAGAGTAAAGGTGCGCGACTCCACGAGAGCTATAGCAGATATGGCGGGCATAGATCCGTTGTACTTGGCGTCAGAAGGCGTAGCAGTCTTGGCAGTGGATACAACAGTAGCGGAGGAAGTCGTAGAAGAGCTCAAAAAGGCAGGATTCCCCGAGGCATATATAGCAGGCGAAGTTAGAAAGAGCGAAAAATACAGGGGCATTGTGCTCGCCAGAACGGAGGTCGGGGGATATAGGATATTGGAGACGCCACGGGGAGAGCTAGTCCCCAGAATTTGCTAA
- a CDS encoding HypC/HybG/HupF family hydrogenase formation chaperone, producing the protein MCWAVPAVVQKIEGDTVWVDIGDGVPRPAVLGISDARVSPGDFVLVHAGVVISVLDFNAIEEFKKNYVELFTELAAASGEDVEKVREEVEKSFEEWLKTARERALEKQQNQYAVW; encoded by the coding sequence ATGTGTTGGGCCGTGCCCGCCGTCGTCCAAAAGATAGAGGGAGACACCGTGTGGGTTGACATAGGCGACGGGGTCCCTCGCCCCGCTGTTTTGGGGATAAGCGACGCTAGAGTTTCGCCAGGAGACTTCGTCTTAGTACATGCGGGGGTCGTCATCTCCGTCTTAGACTTCAACGCCATCGAAGAGTTCAAAAAGAACTACGTAGAACTCTTCACAGAGCTAGCCGCAGCCTCGGGGGAAGATGTAGAAAAGGTGCGCGAAGAGGTGGAAAAAAGCTTCGAGGAGTGGCTAAAGACGGCTAGGGAGAGAGCCTTGGAAAAACAACAGAACCAATACGCAGTTTGGTAA
- a CDS encoding MBL fold metallo-hydrolase, which yields MRLVYGPVSIAQVGKFGWRICASTCICIDGGCENAFITHPHHYDGQGASAPNSLESVKLGEWEVVPVPVYDIKKGQRGYGYVIRGPASIFITGDSDLTQELVKVKNVDILIIAMGDRGTMTPEEAADAVMSIRPKITIPYHYAARSQYALFRDLAQPYTQIAAIWRG from the coding sequence ATGAGACTAGTCTACGGCCCCGTCTCCATAGCGCAAGTGGGGAAATTTGGATGGAGAATCTGCGCCTCCACGTGCATATGCATAGACGGGGGCTGTGAAAACGCGTTTATCACACACCCCCACCACTACGATGGCCAAGGCGCCTCTGCGCCAAACAGCCTTGAGTCGGTAAAATTGGGCGAGTGGGAAGTTGTGCCAGTGCCCGTCTACGACATTAAGAAGGGCCAAAGGGGGTACGGCTACGTCATAAGAGGGCCCGCCTCTATATTTATCACGGGCGACAGCGATTTAACGCAGGAGCTAGTAAAGGTGAAAAACGTGGATATCCTCATAATCGCCATGGGGGATCGGGGGACTATGACGCCAGAGGAGGCGGCAGACGCAGTGATGTCCATAAGGCCTAAGATAACAATCCCCTATCACTACGCGGCGAGGAGTCAATACGCCCTCTTCAGAGACTTGGCCCAGCCCTACACCCAAATAGCGGCGATATGGAGAGGATAG
- a CDS encoding P-loop NTPase, with protein sequence MRPILDLAREKLKGKRVFAVLSGKGGVGKSIVAAFWAMALPKSALIDLDLFNMSTVKLFGVEKLHEVDKEGIKPFEVDGVKFFSLGGIVGDRWVVLPGANEGNVAEALLAFADLTGVENVVVDMPPGTGEVLLTLVRVTPFTPIVVTTPSRAAVSVVRQLMDYLQEQSIIPEVLVINMAYLMCKGEKIHPFGWPKELEDLKSRVKRVLELPLDPSLEDYVGVLAKYKGEVFQAVKKFVEYV encoded by the coding sequence ATGAGGCCCATACTTGACTTAGCGAGAGAGAAGCTTAAGGGCAAGAGGGTATTCGCCGTGTTGAGCGGCAAAGGCGGCGTGGGCAAGAGCATCGTGGCGGCGTTTTGGGCCATGGCTTTGCCCAAATCGGCGCTTATAGATCTGGACCTTTTCAACATGTCTACTGTGAAGCTCTTCGGCGTAGAGAAGTTGCACGAGGTAGATAAGGAGGGGATAAAGCCGTTTGAAGTAGACGGCGTTAAGTTCTTCAGCCTCGGCGGAATTGTGGGAGATAGATGGGTGGTGTTGCCTGGAGCAAATGAGGGAAATGTAGCAGAGGCGCTTTTGGCCTTCGCAGATTTGACGGGAGTAGAAAACGTGGTAGTGGACATGCCGCCCGGCACAGGGGAGGTATTGCTCACCTTGGTTAGGGTAACCCCCTTTACGCCCATCGTGGTCACTACGCCGTCTCGTGCAGCAGTTAGCGTAGTGAGGCAGCTAATGGACTATCTACAAGAGCAGTCGATTATCCCAGAGGTGTTAGTAATAAACATGGCGTACCTAATGTGCAAGGGAGAGAAAATACACCCGTTTGGCTGGCCAAAGGAGCTCGAAGATCTAAAGTCAAGAGTTAAGCGTGTATTAGAGCTCCCACTAGACCCATCGCTCGAGGACTACGTTGGCGTCTTGGCCAAGTACAAGGGGGAAGTGTTTCAAGCGGTGAAAAAGTTCGTAGAATATGTCTGA
- the hypF gene encoding carbamoyltransferase HypF, whose translation MAYRITVIGVVQGVGFRPFIFHLAEKYGVTGYVRNMGGGEVEIWAEGGDVEHFVEELLHKRPAVIELEEVKVEKVEPAGYKSFEILKSGEAQVVRSEIPPDFAICDACLKEFKGGSRRAGYYFISCSWCGPRFSVMRSLPYDRERTSWGNFAMCPVCREEYNSLDKGGLRRFYYQGISCQHCGPRFTLLDGGGRVVERDPSIAEVAKLVKEGYIVAVKSTGGFHLAALADNDDVVLKLRERKMRKRQPFAVMSLEEVLPKLVHLSDEALAILKSPQRPILLLPKREGSPVSKWVSPGLSVEGVFLPYTAYHYELLQGAGFLIMTSANRHGRPTCTSEECVIEQKLADYILIHNLEIVHRTDDSVLRFTDGELVFIRRSRGYAPRWIRVKRRLRRDVVAFGADLATAGAVAFEDKIVPTQYIGDLDDLSAAEELERELKWFAQQYKLKDVVAVCDKNPAYVSKRLCESWDDKSEVLQVQHHYAHALAVAADAGIDGPFVAVAIDGVGYGDDGQVWGGEVLLVEGARFKRLYHLRYVSMPGGDVSTKWPARMAVAYLVEALGPGEGVEAALRFGLQNRLRWGVDELMAVARMVPHPLKTSSVGRFLDAVSALLGVSWERTYEGEPAIMLEDFARGGTSLPVEIGIKGREIDVVEFFAEVVNLRASPKDIALTAQLSLGKALGEAARTAAESEGVEHVVVGGGAAVNDFIIRGITTALGKRPILPKRIPLGDGGIAVGQAYFVSYIEN comes from the coding sequence GTGGCCTACAGGATAACAGTTATTGGCGTTGTCCAAGGGGTTGGCTTTAGACCTTTCATCTTTCACCTAGCCGAGAAATATGGAGTAACCGGCTATGTGAGAAACATGGGAGGCGGCGAGGTGGAGATTTGGGCCGAGGGAGGCGACGTGGAGCACTTCGTGGAAGAGCTTCTCCACAAGCGTCCCGCGGTTATAGAGTTGGAGGAGGTGAAGGTGGAGAAGGTGGAGCCGGCTGGCTACAAGTCGTTTGAAATTTTGAAGAGCGGCGAGGCGCAAGTCGTTAGGTCTGAGATTCCGCCTGACTTCGCCATTTGCGACGCATGTCTTAAGGAGTTTAAGGGGGGCTCCAGGAGGGCTGGCTACTACTTCATCTCTTGTAGCTGGTGTGGCCCGCGGTTCTCAGTCATGCGATCTCTGCCTTACGACAGAGAAAGGACGTCTTGGGGCAACTTCGCCATGTGTCCCGTCTGCAGAGAGGAGTACAATAGTTTGGACAAGGGCGGTTTAAGGAGGTTTTACTACCAGGGGATCTCCTGTCAACATTGTGGGCCCAGGTTTACGCTACTAGACGGCGGGGGGAGAGTCGTCGAGAGAGACCCCTCTATCGCTGAGGTGGCCAAGCTCGTGAAAGAGGGCTACATTGTAGCTGTTAAATCCACTGGGGGCTTCCACTTGGCTGCCCTCGCAGACAACGACGACGTTGTGTTAAAGCTTAGGGAGAGGAAAATGAGGAAGCGTCAGCCCTTCGCCGTAATGTCCCTGGAGGAGGTTTTGCCAAAGCTTGTCCACTTAAGCGACGAGGCCCTGGCGATTTTAAAGTCGCCTCAGAGGCCCATCTTGCTTTTGCCCAAGAGGGAGGGTAGCCCAGTCTCAAAGTGGGTCTCTCCCGGCCTATCCGTGGAGGGAGTCTTCCTCCCATACACGGCGTATCACTACGAGCTTCTCCAGGGAGCGGGCTTCCTAATTATGACAAGCGCAAACCGCCACGGGCGCCCCACTTGCACAAGCGAGGAGTGTGTGATAGAGCAGAAGCTCGCCGACTACATCCTCATACACAACTTAGAGATTGTCCACAGAACGGACGACTCTGTGCTGAGGTTTACAGATGGGGAGTTGGTGTTTATACGGAGGTCTAGGGGCTACGCCCCCAGATGGATTAGAGTCAAGCGGAGGTTGCGCCGGGATGTAGTGGCCTTTGGCGCAGATTTAGCGACTGCGGGGGCAGTGGCATTTGAGGACAAGATTGTGCCCACTCAGTACATAGGCGACTTAGATGACTTAAGCGCTGCGGAGGAGCTTGAGAGAGAGCTTAAGTGGTTTGCCCAACAGTACAAGCTCAAGGACGTGGTGGCAGTTTGCGACAAAAACCCGGCGTATGTTAGCAAAAGGCTCTGCGAGAGCTGGGACGACAAGTCTGAGGTGCTACAAGTACAGCACCACTACGCCCACGCCCTGGCTGTGGCAGCCGACGCAGGCATAGACGGCCCCTTTGTGGCTGTGGCAATAGACGGCGTGGGATACGGCGACGATGGACAGGTGTGGGGCGGCGAAGTGTTGCTGGTCGAGGGGGCGCGTTTCAAGAGGCTCTACCACTTGAGGTACGTATCTATGCCGGGCGGAGACGTTTCCACGAAGTGGCCAGCCAGAATGGCCGTGGCGTATTTAGTGGAGGCTCTGGGGCCGGGCGAGGGAGTGGAGGCGGCGTTGCGTTTTGGGCTTCAAAACAGGCTTAGGTGGGGCGTAGACGAGCTAATGGCTGTGGCGCGGATGGTGCCGCACCCGCTTAAGACCTCCAGCGTGGGCAGATTTCTTGACGCTGTGTCGGCCCTCCTGGGGGTGAGCTGGGAGAGGACCTACGAGGGAGAGCCCGCAATTATGCTCGAAGATTTCGCCAGAGGAGGCACCTCGCTACCCGTGGAAATAGGAATAAAGGGGCGGGAAATCGACGTTGTAGAATTCTTCGCCGAGGTCGTAAACCTAAGGGCCTCTCCCAAGGACATAGCGCTTACGGCGCAGCTCTCCTTGGGCAAGGCGTTAGGCGAGGCGGCGAGAACTGCCGCAGAGTCCGAAGGCGTAGAGCACGTGGTAGTGGGCGGCGGCGCCGCCGTTAACGACTTCATAATACGCGGAATAACTACGGCGTTGGGGAAAAGGCCTATACTGCCGAAAAGAATACCTCTTGGCGATGGAGGCATAGCAGTTGGACAAGCATACTTTGTGTCATACATTGAAAATTAA